The DNA region CCTCGTCCACGCAATCGGCGGCCAGCAAGGCGCCGCTCAAGCCGGCGCCCGCCTCGACGTGCACTTCATTGACCTGCTGCCCGGCCATCCAGCGCATCATCGCCGCCAGGTCGACGCGTCCCGCGGCCGCCGGCAGGCGGATCACCCGGGCGTTGCGGCGCGCCAGCCGCTCGGCCTTGTCCTGGTCGTCGCTGACCGTGAACACCCACACTTCGCTACCGTCGAGCAGGCGCGCGGTTTCCGGCAGGCGCAACTGGCTATCCACCACCGCCTTGCGGGGCTGCCGCGGCAGGTCGATGGCCCGCACGGTCAGTTGGGGATCGTCCTTGAGCACCGTGCCCATGCCGGTCAGGACGACGTCGGCCCGCGCGCGCCACACATGCCCGTCGGCGCGCGCTTCCGCGCCCGTTATCCATTGCGACATACCGTTGTGCAGGGCGCTGCGGCCGTCCAGGGACGCCGCCAGCTTGAGCCAGGTCCAGGGCGTGCCGCGGCTCATGCGCGCCGCGAAACCGGCGTTCAGGGCCAAGGCCTCTTCCTGGCAGACGCCCGCGGTGACGGCGATGCCGGCTTCGCGCAGGCGCGCCAGCCCGGCGCCGCCCACCAGCGGATTGGGATCGCCCATGGCGACCACCACGCGCGCCGGCGCCGCCGCCACCACCGCGTCCGCGCAGGGCGGCGTGCGGCCGTAATGGCTGCACGGTTCCAGGGTGACGTAAAAGGTCGCGCCGGCCGTCGATTCGCCGCGCCGGGCCGCGTCGCGCAAGGCGCAGACCTCGGCGTGCGGGCCGCCGGGCGGCTGCGTCGCGCCCTCGCCGATCACGCGGCCGTCGCGGACGATCACGCACCCCACCCGGGGGTTGGGCGCGGTCGTGTGGATGACGGTTCGGGCGAGCGCCAGCGCGTGGCGCATCCAGTGCAGGTCGGCTTCGGTAGTCACGTCTCGATTGTATGCCCGGGCTTGCCTTCGCGCTGTGTCCGAATTGTCCATGGGGACTTCATGGCGATGTCCGATTTGGTCCTAAACTAGTCCGCGATGGATCTGGTCCGAGCCCGGCCCCGGAGTCACAATGCGACGCATCCCGGTATTTTCAGCCGGTTTGCGGAGAATCACATGAAACGAGCGGTATTGGTCATTGATGTGCAGGAGTCCTTCCGGTGCCGTCCGTATTGGGACGAAGCCGACTTGCCCGCGTTCCGCCAGGCCGTGCAGACCCTGCTGGACGAGGCGGCCGCCGCGGGGGTGCCCGCGCTGCGGATTTTTCACCATGAGCCCGCCGCGCCCGAGGACAATCCCTTCTCCCCGCGCTCCGGCTTGGTGCGCACGCTGGAAGGCATCCGCTACACGCCGGTGGAGACGTTCCACAAAACGGTGCATTCGGCGCTCTATGCCCTGAGCGCCGACGGCACCGCTTTGGAGCATTGGCTGCGCCAACATGGCATCGAGGAAGTGCTGGTGTGCGGCATCCGCACCGAGCAATGCTGCGAAACGACCACCCGCCATGCGTCGGACGCCGGCTTCCAGGTGCGATTCGTCGCCGACGCCACCCTGACCTTCCCCATGACCAGCGCCGCCGGCCGCCGCTATACGGCGGCCGACATCCGCGACCGCACCACGCTGGTCCTCGACGGCCGTTTCGCCCGCATCGTGGAAGCGGCGACGGCCATGGACGACTGAACCCCGCGACCGGCCCATGTCCGGCGCACGCCTGGAAAACACGATGCCTCCCACACCGTCCGCCGCCATGCCGGTCTATTTCGCCCTGCTGCCGCGCACCGTCCTGCTGGACGTGGCCGGCCCCGCCGAAGTATTCCGCGTCGCCAACAAATACGCGCCCGGCGCCTTCGACCTGCACTTCTGCGGGCCCGCCGCGGGCATGGAGAGCGGCCTGCCGGGCCTGCGTTTGGCCGGCCTGGAGCCCCTGCCGGAACGGCTGCCGGCGCATGCCCTGGCGGTGGTGGCGGGCACGGTGGGCGCCGACGTCGCGTGGCAGGAGGCCGAGACGCACCGGCTGGTGGAATGGCTGGCGCAGCGCCATGCCGAAGACGGCTTTCGCCTGATGACGGTCTGCTGGGGCGCGCTGCTGGCCGCGGCCGCCGGTTTGCTCCGCCAGCGCGCCTGTACCAGCCACCACTCCTGCCTGGACATGCTGACGCGCATCGATCCGGACGCGCGCGTGCTGGACAACCGGATCTTCGTGGAGGACGGACGGGTGATGACCAGCGCCGGCTATACCGCCGGCATCGACCTGGCCCTGCACGTGACGGCCGGCCTGTGCGGCCCCAGGGTCGCCAGCGCGGTCGCGCGCGAGATGGTGGTGTACCTGCGCCGCGCCGGCGACGACCCCGCGGTGTCGCCGTGGCTGGAGCACCGCAATCACCTGCATCCGGTCGTGCACCGCATCCAGGACGCCATCGTGCAGGATCCCGCCGCGCCGTGGACGGCCGAAGCGATGGCACGGCGCGCCCACACCAGCAGCCGCCACCTGGCGCGGCTGTTCGCCCGTCACGCGGGCTGCTCGCCGCTGGACTACCTGCACCGCATCCGCGTGGCGATGGCGCGAGAACTGGTGCGGGAAAGCGATCTGAGCCTGGAAAACGTCGCCGAACGCAGCGGTTTCGGCTCGGTGCACCACATGCGCCGGGTCTGGCGCAAATTCGAGGCCATGCCGCCCGGCGCCTGGCGCGGCGCGCTCGGCGACGCATCGCCGGGCTGATCCGGGCTGTGATCCGCTGATTCAGACTGATCCGCCGATCAGGACGATCCGGCGTGGTGAAGCCTGGCCTCGGGGCCGGGCGGTCCGGGCAGCGCTATTCCTTGCGCAACTTGCCCGACAGCAAGGGCCCCTGCATCTCGCGTATGGCTTCGATGAACTCGCCGATGTCCTCGAAGCTGCGGTAAACCGAGGCGAAGCGCACGTAGGCCACCTTGTCGAGCTTCTTGAGCTCGTTCATGACCAGCTCGCCGACGTAGGCCGACGGCACTTCCCGCTTGCCGCTCGCCAGCAGGGTCTCCTCGATGCGCGCCACCGCGGCGTCGACGTCCTCGGTGCTGACCGGACGCTTGCGCAAGGCCAGCGACAGGCTGCCGCGCAGCTTGCCCGGCTCGAAATCGCTGCGGCTGCCGTTGCGCTTCACAATCGACGGCATGGCCAGCTCGACCCGCTCGTAAGTCGTGAAACGCTTGTCACAGGCCTGGCAACGGCGACGCCGGCGTATGGTGTCGCCCTCTTCCGACACCCGGCTATCGACGACCTGGGTGTCCGCGTGACCGCAAAATGGACATCGCACTTGCCTGCCCCCTCAGTGGCGAAACGATCAGGCGGATCGGCATTCCCCGCCCAGGCGCCAGGCGCACGGGACGAAAACCCGCGCCTGGATGTCTGGCGCCATGGCCGGAGCTTACCTTACATCAGCCGTAGACCGGCAGGCGCGAGGTCAGGGCGTCCACGCGGGTGCGCACCGCGGCGATGTTCGCTTCGTCGCGCGGGTTGTCCAGCACGTCGGCGATGAGGTTGGCGGTGAGTTCGGTCTCCGCTTCCTTGAAGCCGCGGGTGGTGATCGCCGGCGTGCCCAGGCGGATGCCGCTGGTGACGAAGGGCTTTTCCGGATCGTTGGGGATGGCGTTCTTGTTGACCGTGATGTGCGCCTGGCCCAGCACCGCTTCGGCTTCCTTGCCGGTGATGCCCTTGGCGCGCAGGTCGACCAGCATGACGTGGCTTTCGGTGCGGCCGGACACGATGCGCAGGCCGCGCTTGACCAGGGTTTCCGCCAGCACCTTGGCGTTCTTCACCACCTGCTGCGCGTAGTCCTTGAAATCCGGCTGCAGGGCTTCCTTGAACGCCACGGCCTTGGCGGCGATGACGTGCATCAGGGGGCCGCCCTGGATGCCCGGGAAGATCGAGGAATTGATGGCCTTTTCGAACTCGGCCTTCATCATGATGACGCCGCCGCGCGGGCCGCGCAGCGACTTGTGCGTGGTCGAGGTGACGAAATCGGCGTGCGGCACCGGGTTGGGGTACGCGCCGCCGGCCACCAGGCCGGCGTAGTGGGCGATGTCCACCATGAACAGCGCGCCGTTGTCGCGGGCGATGCGGCCCATGCGTTCGAAATCGATGTGCAGCGCATAGGCGGACGCGCCCGCCACGATCAGCTTGGGCTTGTGCTCCTTGGCCAGCGCCTCGACCTTGGCGTAGTCCAGGACTTCGTTGGCGTCCAGGCCGTAGGGCAGGAAGTTGTAGAGCTTGCCGGAAGCGTTCACGGATGCGCCGTGGGTCAGGTGGCCGCCTTCGGCCAGGCTCATGCCCAGGACGGTGTCGCCCGGCTTCAGGACCGCCATGTAGACGCCCTGGTTGGCCTGCGAGCCCGAGTTCGGCTGCACGTTGGCGGCTTCGGCGCCGAACAGTTGCTTCAGGCGGTCGATGGCAAGTTGTTCCGCGACGTCGACGAATTCGCAACCGCCGTAGTACCGCTTGCCGGGATAGCCTTCCGCATACTTGTTGGTCAGTTGCGTGCCCTGCGCTTCCATGACGGCGGGGCTGGCGTAGTTTTCGGAAGCGATCAGTTCGATGTGCTGTTCCTGGCGCACATTTTCTTTCTGGATAACGGCCCAGAGATCGGGATCGACCTGGGAGATCGTACGGGAGCGGTCAAACATGGGAAGTCCTGAAAGGAAGGTCTGGATATCGGGGAAAACCAGGGTCAGGCGCTAGTTTACAGCGCAGCCCACCGCCGACGCCTCCCCGGCGTGCTCCCGTTGTCACGCGCCAAGCCGGAAAACGAACGAAAACGGGGCGAAAACGGACAGAAAAGCGCAAAAAAGCGGCAAAGCGGGGGCAGAGGGGAAAAACTGCTCAAGGGAGCATGAAAATATTTCACGCAGATGGCGGCCGCGCCTCAGCCCGCACCGGCATGAAAACGGCGGGCAAGCCCGCCGTGGAATGGATCGCCCCATTGAACCGGTTCCTGAGATCGACCATGAGGTCGGCCCCGTTATAAGGCCGGCCCTCCGGAACGCCAGGGCGCCCCGGTGGCCTCGCTCAAGCCGACGTCGTGCCGATCTGCTTGGGCGCCAGGTCCGGATTGAGGGTGTAGGTGCCCGTCAGCGAAGCCTGCGCCAGCACCTTGCCCTTGATGGCGGCCAGCACGTCGGCGCCCGTGAAGGCGCCTTCCAGTTCCAGCTTGGGCACGCTCAGCGCATACAAGGTGAAAACGTAGTGATGCGGGATCGAGTCGTTCCACGGGGGGCACGGCCCGTCGTAGCCGAAATAATCGCCGCTCATGTCATGGTCCGAGGCAAACCAGTCGGTATAGCTGTTCACGCCCTGGCGGGCGCCCTGCGGGGCCAGCGGGCCGCCCTTGCCGCGCGGCGTGATGCCATTGGAAAAGGCGCCTTCCTCGATTTCCCGGGTTTCCGGGGCCAGGTCGATCAGCACCCAGTGGTAGAAATCCACCCGGGGCAAATCCGCCGGCACCAGGCGGCCTTCCTGGTTGACGTCGTCAGGCTTGCTGGGCACGTCCGGATCGTGGCAAATCATCACGAACGAGGCGGTGCCGTCGGGCACGTCGTCCCACGAAAACTGGGGATTGCAGTTGTCGGCCAGCGCAACGTGGGATTGCGCGTCGATGCGGCCGAACGCATAGCGTTCGGAAAGAGCCTCGTTATCGGAAAAAGACAAGCTCGCAAGCTTCATGGCGTGCCTCCTTGTTGCGTCGCACAGACCTAAGCGTATCTGTTTTGAATTGACTTGCGTAGTTCCAAATCGAGGTCTTTCGGCGGCGGCCCGGACGCCCGCGCCGCGGCAATCCCCAAAAGCCCATCGGCCGGGCCGGCCGAAGTCCCCAGCCGGGCTACCCGGCCAAGGTTACACGGGCAAATTTGCGCTTGCCCACCTGGATGACATACTCGCCGGCGGACAATTGCAACGATTTGTCTTCCACCTTGTCGCCGTTGACCCGCACGCCGCCCTGCTCGACGTTGCGCTGGGCTTCGGCGCCGGAGGCGCACAGCCCCGCCTCGCGCAAGACCTTGAGGATGCCCAGCGGCGCGCCGCCCACCTTGACCTCGGGCATGTCGTCCGGCAAGGCGCCGTCGCGGAAGCGCGCCTCGAAGCCGGCCAGCGCGTCCACCGCGGCCTGCTGGCCATGGAAGCGCGCGACGATTTCCTGGGCCAGCGCGACCTTGGCGTCGCGCGGGTTGCGGCCGCCGTCGATCTCCGCCTTCAAGGCGGCGATGTCCTCCAGCGTGCGGAAGGACAGGAGTTCGAAATAGCGCCACATCAGGGTGTCGGAGATCGACATCAGCTTGCCGAACATCGATTCCGGCGTGTCGGAAATGCCGATGTAGTTGCCCTTGGACTTGGACATCTTCTCGACGCCGTCGGTGCCCACCAGCAGCGGCATGGTCAGGATGCACTGCTGCTCCTGGCCGTATTCCTTCTGCAGCTCGCGCCCCACCAGCAGATTGAACTTCTGGTCGGTGCCGCCCAGCTCCAGGTCGGACTTCAGGGCCACCGAGTCGTACCCCTGCATCAAGGGGTAGAGGAATTCATGCACCGCGATGGGCACGCCCGACTTGAAGCGCTTGGTGAAGTCGTCGCGCTCCATCATGCGCGCCACCGTGTAGCGCGAGGCGAGCTGGATGATGCCGCGCGCGCCCAGGGGGTCGCACCATTCGGAGTTGTAGCGGATTTCGGTGCGCGCCGGATCCAGCACCAGGCTGGCCTGGGCGTAGTAGGTCTTGGCGTTGGCCTCGATCTGCTCGCGCGTCAGCGGCGGACGGGTGTTGTTGCGGCCGCTGGGGTCGCCGATCATCGACGTGAAGTCGCCGATCAGGAAGATGACGTTGTGGCCCAGGTCCTGCAACTGGCGCATCTTGTTCAGCACCACCGTGTGTCCCAGGTGGATGTCGGGCGCCGTCGGATCCAGGCCGAGCTTGATGCGCAGCGGCACGCCGGTGGCGCGGCTGCGCGCCAGCTTGCGCACGAACTCGGACTCGACCAGTAATTCATCGCAACCACGTTTTGCGACGCGCAGGTCGGCCTCGACCTCGGGAGTGATGGGAGCTTCTGGGTGGGACATAGTCAGGGACAACCTTGCGGAACCGGGACGGAAAAATCGGCCTGCCGCCGGGCGCCGGCGGGAGACGATTTCAGCACTTTAATGGATGGAGAAGTCTGGAAATTGGTCGAAAATTCTAGCCGAATGGGCTAGGATAGCGCCCTAATCATACGCAACTGTCATACAGGGGTTCCGTCCCCGAGGTTTTTTCTCCAATGACCCGAGGGTTTCAAGACCCGGCGGCCGACGCGGCACGGACGAATGCCCCGCAGGCCCTGAACGCCGAACCATCGATTTCCCGACGCGCCAGGTTTTTCCGCGGCGCCCTTCTCGCCTCCGCCCTGGGTCTGTTCGCCGCCGCCGCCGCGGTCGGCATGGTCCCCCAAAATTCCAGCGATCTTCCCCCGGCCCGGTTGGTGCAGAGCGTGATGACGCTCTCCCCGGACGAATACCAGGTCAGCGCCAGCGCCGACGCCCCGTACATCAGCGAAACCCGCATCCGCGCCGGCGACACGCTGTCCGCGGTGTTGCAGCGGCTGGAATTGGACGACGACGCGCTGCAGGTCTTCCTGACGCACGACCCGAGCGCGCGCAGCATCTACAAGCTCTATCCCGGCCGCTCCGTGCAGGCGGCGACCGACGAGTCCGGCAAACTGCTGTGGCTGCGTTATATCCATACCCCCGGCAACGAAAGCGACGGCCAGGTGGTGACGCGCTACCTGAACATCGTTCCGGCCGGCGACGGCTACAAGGCCGAGGAAGTCACGCAGAACACGGATCGCCAGACCCGCGTGGCGGTGGGCACCATCCGCTCCTCGCTGTTCGCCGCCACCGACGAGGCCGGCGTGCCCGATTCAGTCACCATGCAGATGGCCGACATCCTCAGCGCCAAGATCGACTTCCTGCGCAACCTGCGCCAGGGCGACCAGTTCCGCGTGGTCTACGAAGTCCGTTCGCACGACGGCCGCTATGCCGGCGCCGGCCGCGTGCTGGCCCTGGAATTCAAGAACCAGGACAAGACGTACACGGCGGTCTGGTACAGCCCGGACGGCGGCGCCAACGGCGCCTACTACGGTTTCGACGGCACCAGCCTGCGCGGCGCCTTCCTGCGCACCGCCCTGAAGTTCAGCCGTATCAGCTCGACCTTCGGCATGCGCATGCACCCGATCCACAAGACCTGGATCGGCCACAAGGGCGTGGACTACGCGGCGCCCATGGGCACGCCCATCCACAGCACCTCGGACGGCGTGGTGGAATTCGCCGGCGTGCAGAACGGCTACGGCAACGTGGTCATCATCAAGCACGACGCCAAGTACTCCACCCTCTATGCGCACCAGAACCGGATCGCCGAGGGCATCCGCAAGGGCGACCACGTGACGCAGGGCGAAGTCATCGGCTACGTCGGCATGACGGGCTGGGCCACCGGCCCGCACCTGCATTACGAGTTCCGCGTCAACAACGAGCCGGTCGACCCGTTGTCGGTGGACCTGCCGGTGGCGCGCAGCCTGGAGGGCGACGACAAGGCCGCTTTCGCCAAGCTGGCCGCCGGCTACAGGCAGCAGATCGAACTGCTGGCCAAGTTCCAGCAGGCCATGCCGGGCGCCCTGGCCAGCGCCGCGGTGAACTAGGCGCCGACCGCAAGCCCACCAGGAGCCGGACCATGAATACGCCGCGTTTGCTGATCGGATTGATGTCCGGCACCAGCACCGACGGCGTGGACGGCGTGCTGGTCCGGTTCGGCGGCCCCCGGCCCGAACTGCTGGCGCAGGCCGACCTGCCCATGCCGGCGCCCCTGCGCCAGGAACTGCTCGCGCTGAACGCCAGCGGCCCCGGCGAACTCGAACGCGCGGCGCTGGCCTCGACGGCCCTGGCCGATCTCTATGCGGACGTCGTGCGGGCCCTGCTGGCGCAAGCCGGCGTCGCCGCGGCGGACATCGCCGCTATCGGCGCCCACGGCCAGACGGTGCGCCACCGCCCGGAACAGGGCTATACCCTGCAATTGAACGCGCCGGCCCGCCTGGCCGAACGCTGCGGCATCGACGTGATCGCGGATTTCCGCAGCCGCGACGTGGCGGCGGGCGGCCAGGGCGCGCCGCTGGTGCCGGCATTCCACGCCGCCATGTTCAACGCCGACGCGCCGCGGGCCGTCCTCAACCTGGGCGGCATCGCCAATGTCACGCTGCTGGCGCCCGGCCGGCCCATCGTGGGATTCGACACCGGCCCCGCCAATATGCTGCTGGACGACTGGTGCCAGCGCCATACCGGCCAGCCCTACGACCGCGACGGCGCCTACGCGGCCAGCGGCAAGCCCGACGACAACATCCTCAATTACCTGCTCGCCAGCGAAGCCTGGCTCAAGCTCGCGCCGCCCAAGTCGACGGGACGCGACCTGTTCAACCGCGCCTGGCTGGACCAGCGCCTGGCCGCGTGGACCGGCTACTGCCGCGCCTTGCAGCCGCAGGACATCCAGGCCACCTTGCAGCGATTCACCGCGCGCACCGTCGCCGACGCCATCGCGGCCAACGCGCCCGACACGCGGGAAGTCCTGGTATGCGGCGGCGGGGTCAGGAACAGCGGGTTGATGCGGGATCTGCAAGACTGCCTGCGGCGGCCGGTGCGTCCAACCGACGACGAAGGAGTGCCGGCGCAGGCCGTGGAGGCGATGGCCTTCGCCTGGCTGGCGCAGGCCTTCCTGGACCGCGTCCCGGCGGGGCTGCCGGAAGTGACCGGCGCGCGCGGGCCTCGCGTGCTGGGCGCGCTTTATCCGGCCTGATCCCGCCGGCCCGGCTGCGCGGGCCCGACTCCCCTGGCCTGAGTCCCTCTGCCTGCCTCAGACGAGCGACTCGGACAATCGGAAAAGACAAAGCCAGGCGCAAGCGCCTGGCTTTATTCACGCAAACAGTGGCGCCGGTCTCTACCGCGGCGCCATCGTCTACGTCGTCAAACCGAGAACGACGAACCGCAGCCGCAGGTGGTCGTGGCGTTCGGATTGCGGATGACGAACTGCGCGCCTTCCAGGTCTTCCTTGTAGTCGATTTCCGCGCCGACGAGGTATTGGAAGCTCATCGGATCGACGAGCAATTGCACGCCTTCCTTGTCCAGCACGGTATCGTCTTCGTTGACCGTTTCGTCGAACGTGAAACCATACTGGAAGCCGGAACAGCCGCCGCCCTGCACGAACACGCGCAGCTTCAGCTCGGGGTTGCCCTCTTCGGCAAGCAGATCCTTGACCTTGGCCGCGGCGGCATCGGTGAAGATCAGCGGGGTGGGCGGAGGGGCTTGCAGGTCTACGGTTTCGGTAACAACAGCGTTCATAATCGGGACTCCTGCCCTCTAGGGGCGAATTCAAGCGGCGCCGTGGCGCCGGCATCTGTCTCTACTATACTGCGCGCGGCCCGGGCCTGCCCAATACACCTACACGGCGCCGGGGCTATTGACGCGAGCCATTAAAAGGGACCCTTCACCGTGCGTGTCGCGCGCACGACACCGCCTTCGAGGACGTTGAGGGTGATGGAGGCCGGGACGAAGCCCTTGGGCAGGCCCAGCAAACCCTGGCCGCGCTGGTATTGATCGAAGTCGAAGGGAATCGTGTCCGGCGGCAAGGGGGCCTTGGCGTCGTCGGCCACCGGGGTCGCCGTTGCCGGGCCGTCCTCCGCCTTGGCCGCCGGCGTCGCGGACGCCCCGCCCGCCACGGCTGGCGCCGTCGCTGACGTCGCCCCCGCCCCGGCGGAATTCACCGGCTCCGCCCCCGCCGCGGGACTCGGACTTGCCGGACGCAGCAGGCTGAGCACCAGGGTTTTCGGCTTGCCGTCCTGCGCCCCCTCCGCCACGAATTGCAGGCTGCCGACGAAGGGCGGGCTGCCGTTGCGGACGCTGCGCATCAGCAGGACGCGATAACGCAGCCCTTCGGCCGTCTGCTCGATATCCAGCCCCCGCACGCTGACCACGCCGCCGGGCGTCGGCGGCAGCAACTGTTCGTAGAACGCCAGGCGGTCGCGCAGGGTGCCCAACTGGTCGAGCTGGCTGTCGACCTGCGCCGCCAGGGCCTCGCCCGCCGAGCGCTCGACCGCCAGCTCCCCTTCCGCCATGTCCAGTTGCCGGCGCACGAACTCCAGGTCGGCGGTGCGCTGGCCCAGTTGCGCCTGCAAGGCGTGCAGCGCTTCCGGCGACGGCGCGTCGGAGTCGGGCTGCCTCAACGCCAGGTACGCCGCTTCCCCGCCGATCACCAGACCGACGAGCAGGACCAGCAGAATGCGGAAGAAAACCGATCGAGACATATCTTTTGCAACAGAATGCGGGACACCAAACAAAAAGGCCGCTTTCGCGGCCTTTTTGCTGGGCATTAACGCTTGCTGAACTGCTTGCGACGACGCGCCTTGCGAAGACCGACCTTCTTACGTTCGACTTCACGGGCATCGCGGGTCACCAGGCCAGCCTGCGACAGCGCGGGCTTCAGCGTGGCATCGTAGTCGATGAGCGCGCGGGTGATGCCGTGGCGCACGGCGCCGGCTTGACCCGATTCGCCACCGCCATGCACGTTGACGCGGATGTCGAAGGACTCCAGATGGCCAGTCAGCTCCAGCGGCTGGCGCACGACCATGCGGCCGGTTTCACGAGCGAAGAACTCGTCGACGGGCTTGCCGTTGACGACGATCTTGCCAGACCCTTTCTTGAGGAACACACGCGCCACCGAAGTTTTACGACGGCCGGTTCCGTAATTCCAGTTACCGATCATGTCGATTCCTTAGATTTCCAGCGGCTTGGGTTGCTGGGCGGTGTGCGGATGCTTGTCATCGGCGTACACCTTCAGCTTCTTGAACATGGCATAGCCAAGCGGGCCCTTCGGGAGCATGCCCTTGACCGCCTTTTCAATGGCGCGGCCGGGGAAACGCTGCTGCATCTTGCCGAAGTTGGTTTCAGTGATACCGCCCGGGTAGGTCGAGTGGCGGTAGTACTTCTTGTCCAGCGCCTTGTTCCCGGTAACGACGATATCGGCCGCGTTGATGATGATGATGTAATCACCAGTGTCAACGTGCGGCGTGAAAACGGGTTTGTGCTTGCCACGCAGACGGCGTGCGACTTCGCTGGCCACACGACCGAGGACCTTGCCCTTCGC from Bordetella genomosp. 10 includes:
- the ribD gene encoding bifunctional diaminohydroxyphosphoribosylaminopyrimidine deaminase/5-amino-6-(5-phosphoribosylamino)uracil reductase RibD, whose protein sequence is MTTEADLHWMRHALALARTVIHTTAPNPRVGCVIVRDGRVIGEGATQPPGGPHAEVCALRDAARRGESTAGATFYVTLEPCSHYGRTPPCADAVVAAAPARVVVAMGDPNPLVGGAGLARLREAGIAVTAGVCQEEALALNAGFAARMSRGTPWTWLKLAASLDGRSALHNGMSQWITGAEARADGHVWRARADVVLTGMGTVLKDDPQLTVRAIDLPRQPRKAVVDSQLRLPETARLLDGSEVWVFTVSDDQDKAERLARRNARVIRLPAAAGRVDLAAMMRWMAGQQVNEVHVEAGAGLSGALLAADCVDEVLAYIAPMLLGDAAGMVGLPVLENLKEARRFEFIDVARLGGDVRLHGRYVERWQQLMTAAAAF
- a CDS encoding cysteine hydrolase family protein, which translates into the protein MKRAVLVIDVQESFRCRPYWDEADLPAFRQAVQTLLDEAAAAGVPALRIFHHEPAAPEDNPFSPRSGLVRTLEGIRYTPVETFHKTVHSALYALSADGTALEHWLRQHGIEEVLVCGIRTEQCCETTTRHASDAGFQVRFVADATLTFPMTSAAGRRYTAADIRDRTTLVLDGRFARIVEAATAMDD
- a CDS encoding GlxA family transcriptional regulator, with protein sequence MPPTPSAAMPVYFALLPRTVLLDVAGPAEVFRVANKYAPGAFDLHFCGPAAGMESGLPGLRLAGLEPLPERLPAHALAVVAGTVGADVAWQEAETHRLVEWLAQRHAEDGFRLMTVCWGALLAAAAGLLRQRACTSHHSCLDMLTRIDPDARVLDNRIFVEDGRVMTSAGYTAGIDLALHVTAGLCGPRVASAVAREMVVYLRRAGDDPAVSPWLEHRNHLHPVVHRIQDAIVQDPAAPWTAEAMARRAHTSSRHLARLFARHAGCSPLDYLHRIRVAMARELVRESDLSLENVAERSGFGSVHHMRRVWRKFEAMPPGAWRGALGDASPG
- the nrdR gene encoding transcriptional regulator NrdR yields the protein MRCPFCGHADTQVVDSRVSEEGDTIRRRRRCQACDKRFTTYERVELAMPSIVKRNGSRSDFEPGKLRGSLSLALRKRPVSTEDVDAAVARIEETLLASGKREVPSAYVGELVMNELKKLDKVAYVRFASVYRSFEDIGEFIEAIREMQGPLLSGKLRKE
- the glyA gene encoding serine hydroxymethyltransferase — translated: MFDRSRTISQVDPDLWAVIQKENVRQEQHIELIASENYASPAVMEAQGTQLTNKYAEGYPGKRYYGGCEFVDVAEQLAIDRLKQLFGAEAANVQPNSGSQANQGVYMAVLKPGDTVLGMSLAEGGHLTHGASVNASGKLYNFLPYGLDANEVLDYAKVEALAKEHKPKLIVAGASAYALHIDFERMGRIARDNGALFMVDIAHYAGLVAGGAYPNPVPHADFVTSTTHKSLRGPRGGVIMMKAEFEKAINSSIFPGIQGGPLMHVIAAKAVAFKEALQPDFKDYAQQVVKNAKVLAETLVKRGLRIVSGRTESHVMLVDLRAKGITGKEAEAVLGQAHITVNKNAIPNDPEKPFVTSGIRLGTPAITTRGFKEAETELTANLIADVLDNPRDEANIAAVRTRVDALTSRLPVYG
- a CDS encoding YbhB/YbcL family Raf kinase inhibitor-like protein gives rise to the protein MKLASLSFSDNEALSERYAFGRIDAQSHVALADNCNPQFSWDDVPDGTASFVMICHDPDVPSKPDDVNQEGRLVPADLPRVDFYHWVLIDLAPETREIEEGAFSNGITPRGKGGPLAPQGARQGVNSYTDWFASDHDMSGDYFGYDGPCPPWNDSIPHHYVFTLYALSVPKLELEGAFTGADVLAAIKGKVLAQASLTGTYTLNPDLAPKQIGTTSA
- the tyrS gene encoding tyrosine--tRNA ligase, coding for MSHPEAPITPEVEADLRVAKRGCDELLVESEFVRKLARSRATGVPLRIKLGLDPTAPDIHLGHTVVLNKMRQLQDLGHNVIFLIGDFTSMIGDPSGRNNTRPPLTREQIEANAKTYYAQASLVLDPARTEIRYNSEWCDPLGARGIIQLASRYTVARMMERDDFTKRFKSGVPIAVHEFLYPLMQGYDSVALKSDLELGGTDQKFNLLVGRELQKEYGQEQQCILTMPLLVGTDGVEKMSKSKGNYIGISDTPESMFGKLMSISDTLMWRYFELLSFRTLEDIAALKAEIDGGRNPRDAKVALAQEIVARFHGQQAAVDALAGFEARFRDGALPDDMPEVKVGGAPLGILKVLREAGLCASGAEAQRNVEQGGVRVNGDKVEDKSLQLSAGEYVIQVGKRKFARVTLAG
- a CDS encoding M23 family metallopeptidase — its product is MTRGFQDPAADAARTNAPQALNAEPSISRRARFFRGALLASALGLFAAAAAVGMVPQNSSDLPPARLVQSVMTLSPDEYQVSASADAPYISETRIRAGDTLSAVLQRLELDDDALQVFLTHDPSARSIYKLYPGRSVQAATDESGKLLWLRYIHTPGNESDGQVVTRYLNIVPAGDGYKAEEVTQNTDRQTRVAVGTIRSSLFAATDEAGVPDSVTMQMADILSAKIDFLRNLRQGDQFRVVYEVRSHDGRYAGAGRVLALEFKNQDKTYTAVWYSPDGGANGAYYGFDGTSLRGAFLRTALKFSRISSTFGMRMHPIHKTWIGHKGVDYAAPMGTPIHSTSDGVVEFAGVQNGYGNVVIIKHDAKYSTLYAHQNRIAEGIRKGDHVTQGEVIGYVGMTGWATGPHLHYEFRVNNEPVDPLSVDLPVARSLEGDDKAAFAKLAAGYRQQIELLAKFQQAMPGALASAAVN
- a CDS encoding anhydro-N-acetylmuramic acid kinase, whose translation is MNTPRLLIGLMSGTSTDGVDGVLVRFGGPRPELLAQADLPMPAPLRQELLALNASGPGELERAALASTALADLYADVVRALLAQAGVAAADIAAIGAHGQTVRHRPEQGYTLQLNAPARLAERCGIDVIADFRSRDVAAGGQGAPLVPAFHAAMFNADAPRAVLNLGGIANVTLLAPGRPIVGFDTGPANMLLDDWCQRHTGQPYDRDGAYAASGKPDDNILNYLLASEAWLKLAPPKSTGRDLFNRAWLDQRLAAWTGYCRALQPQDIQATLQRFTARTVADAIAANAPDTREVLVCGGGVRNSGLMRDLQDCLRRPVRPTDDEGVPAQAVEAMAFAWLAQAFLDRVPAGLPEVTGARGPRVLGALYPA
- the erpA gene encoding iron-sulfur cluster insertion protein ErpA, whose amino-acid sequence is MNAVVTETVDLQAPPPTPLIFTDAAAAKVKDLLAEEGNPELKLRVFVQGGGCSGFQYGFTFDETVNEDDTVLDKEGVQLLVDPMSFQYLVGAEIDYKEDLEGAQFVIRNPNATTTCGCGSSFSV